In Vigna angularis cultivar LongXiaoDou No.4 chromosome 8, ASM1680809v1, whole genome shotgun sequence, one DNA window encodes the following:
- the LOC108345148 gene encoding uncharacterized protein LOC108345148: MVFLSTLPPNYSVFFHRGAPFLPSKFPSRVACHRDVSLTPQTTFSIQRSEKHANHSCNKFFIHAARNDHHISYDDGLPEEPFLLSLIKDVIWGLKYLFVFLAEQPSQLKYVEWPSFSSTLRTAILTLILVALLIVALSSVDSALCYLLALALRKKP; the protein is encoded by the exons ATGGTGTTTCTTTCCACGTTGCCACCAAACTATTCAG TTTTCTTTCACCGAGGTGCTCCTTTTTTGCCATCAAAGTTTCCATCCAGAGTTGCTTGTCACAGAGATGTTTCTCTAACACCCCAAACG ACTTTTAGCATACAACGGAGTGAAAAACATGCAAACCATAGTTGCAACAAATTTTTTATCCATGCTGCAAGGAATGATCATCATATAAGCTATGATGATGGCTTGCCTGAAGAGCCCTTTTTGCTATCATTGATCAAAGATGTCATATG GGggctaaaatatttatttgtatttttggctGAACAACCTAGCCAGCTGAAATACGTGGAGTGGCCAAGTTTTAGCAGTACG CTGAGGACAGCGATTCTGACTCTTATCTTGGTTGCGTTGCTTATTGTTGCATTATCATCTGTTGATTCGGCTCTCTGCTATCTTCTGGCACTAGCTCTTAGGAAAAAACCATAA